A genomic segment from Pseudalkalibacillus hwajinpoensis encodes:
- a CDS encoding dihydroxyacetone kinase subunit DhaK — MKKLINNPNNVVDEMIQGYLKAHSDVVKGVEENHRTIIRTDAGTKKKVSIIIGGGSGHEPAFMGYVGEGMADGVAVGNIFASPPPDPILEAIKAVDTKKEALLIYGNYQGDLMNFDMAADLAEMESDIKVKQIIVKDDVASASHSEADKRRGIAGEFFVTKVAGAASETGAPLDEVYRLTEKANQNVRSMGVGLSPCSLPQTGEPSFLLEEDEMEIGLGHHGEPGVEKGKLQSSNEVTERIVNDILQDMPISKEEEVAVLVNGLGSTTRMELYIMYQKVESLLKEKGIHIHKSFVGDYSTSLEMGGLSISILKLDNELKRLIDAEANCPMYVQKKKEKEEVKR, encoded by the coding sequence ATGAAAAAATTAATTAACAATCCGAATAATGTTGTCGATGAAATGATTCAAGGATATTTGAAAGCGCATTCTGACGTGGTAAAAGGGGTTGAAGAAAATCACCGAACGATCATTCGAACAGATGCAGGAACTAAGAAAAAAGTGAGTATTATTATTGGTGGTGGTTCAGGACACGAACCAGCTTTTATGGGATATGTAGGAGAAGGGATGGCAGATGGTGTAGCAGTGGGAAATATTTTCGCTTCGCCTCCACCTGACCCCATATTAGAAGCCATAAAAGCAGTAGATACGAAAAAGGAAGCCCTCCTTATTTATGGAAATTACCAGGGGGATCTTATGAATTTTGATATGGCTGCTGATTTGGCAGAAATGGAAAGTGATATCAAGGTAAAACAAATTATTGTAAAAGATGATGTAGCTTCCGCGTCTCACTCAGAAGCAGATAAACGTCGTGGAATTGCTGGAGAGTTCTTTGTGACGAAAGTAGCTGGTGCTGCCTCTGAGACTGGCGCTCCTTTAGATGAAGTATATCGATTAACTGAAAAAGCGAATCAGAATGTAAGGTCTATGGGAGTAGGGTTATCTCCGTGTTCATTACCCCAAACTGGGGAACCGAGCTTTTTGTTAGAAGAAGATGAAATGGAAATTGGTTTAGGACATCATGGAGAACCAGGAGTCGAAAAAGGGAAACTTCAATCTTCTAATGAGGTTACTGAACGAATTGTGAATGACATACTTCAAGATATGCCTATTTCTAAAGAAGAGGAAGTTGCTGTACTTGTTAATGGGCTTGGTTCGACTACAAGAATGGAGCTCTACATTATGTATCAAAAGGTAGAAAGCCTTCTTAAAGAAAAAGGAATTCATATTCACAAATCATTCGTGGGGGACTACAGCACTTCCTTAGAAATGGGTGGTCTGTCGATCTCGATTCTAAAATTAGATAATGAATTGAAGCGATTAATAGATGCAGAGGCAAATTGTCCAATGTATGTACAGAAAAAGAAAGAGAAAGAGGAGGTTAAAAGATGA
- the glpX gene encoding class II fructose-bisphosphatase — protein MDLRELAMSYLSVTQESAVAVYPYIGKGDKILADGKATEAMRETLNKLKSKSRVVIGEGEMDEAPMLYIGETLGRGTTEIDLAVDPIDGTTLIANGQGNAITVLAGSKKGTLLHAPDMYMEKIAVGPRAKGSIDISSPIETNIKHVARALNKPMKNLNIMIQNRGRHQELIKSIQKLGASVILFQDVDITGVVATAIEEYNIDMLIGIGGAPEGVISAVAMRSLGGDFQAKLLPENQAQYDRCIAMGISNPDKHLHLNDLVSSDDCFFIATGITDGQLLKGIREKQGSMLQTQTILSLHHEYHFINSVHRVSSQRELVV, from the coding sequence ATGGATTTGCGAGAATTAGCGATGTCTTACTTGTCAGTTACTCAGGAATCAGCTGTGGCTGTCTATCCTTATATAGGAAAAGGTGACAAAATACTAGCAGATGGTAAAGCGACTGAAGCCATGAGAGAGACATTAAATAAATTGAAATCAAAGTCTCGAGTAGTTATAGGGGAAGGTGAGATGGACGAAGCCCCTATGCTTTATATTGGTGAAACGTTAGGGAGAGGAACGACGGAGATAGACTTGGCTGTAGATCCAATTGATGGGACAACTTTAATTGCGAATGGTCAAGGGAATGCCATCACTGTTCTAGCTGGTTCAAAAAAAGGGACGCTCCTTCATGCTCCAGATATGTATATGGAAAAAATAGCAGTAGGTCCAAGAGCAAAGGGTAGTATTGACATTAGCTCTCCTATTGAAACCAACATTAAACATGTTGCGAGAGCATTGAATAAACCTATGAAAAATTTGAATATCATGATTCAGAATAGAGGGCGCCATCAGGAACTTATAAAGTCAATTCAAAAACTTGGAGCAAGTGTAATTTTATTTCAAGACGTGGACATTACCGGTGTGGTTGCCACAGCAATAGAAGAATATAATATAGATATGCTAATAGGAATTGGTGGTGCTCCTGAAGGAGTTATATCAGCTGTAGCTATGCGTAGCTTAGGTGGCGACTTTCAGGCCAAACTCCTTCCGGAAAATCAGGCTCAATATGATCGATGTATAGCCATGGGCATATCCAATCCTGATAAACACCTTCATTTAAACGATCTAGTATCGAGTGATGACTGTTTCTTCATAGCTACAGGGATTACTGATGGACAGTTGCTTAAAGGGATTAGAGAGAAACAGGGGAGCATGCTTCAAACACAAACTATTTTGTCACTCCATCATGAATATCATTTCATAAATTCTGTTCATCGTGTTAGTTCTCAAAGAGAGTTAGTAGTATAG
- the dhaL gene encoding dihydroxyacetone kinase subunit DhaL, producing the protein MNATEWKQYFESVSPLMEENKNYLSELDRRLGDGDHGVTMSIGWQAVQEEIKSSLSEEKDCGKIAMKVGRSFLSAVGSSVGPLYASGFINGAKAIKNKTELNEEDLIDFWVNFIKGVHERGQANIGDKTMLDTLLPVLSILEGSTEPPLVRFKLALTTAEKAMISTKDMVSQKGRSSRLGERSKGVQDPGATSAYLIFLKFVEHSQGIAKLHH; encoded by the coding sequence ATGAATGCTACTGAATGGAAACAATATTTTGAAAGCGTTTCACCTTTAATGGAAGAAAACAAAAATTATTTATCTGAGTTAGATCGTCGACTTGGAGACGGGGATCATGGTGTAACAATGTCGATTGGCTGGCAAGCTGTTCAAGAGGAAATTAAGAGCTCACTCAGTGAAGAAAAAGATTGTGGGAAAATTGCAATGAAAGTTGGACGTTCATTTCTTAGCGCGGTCGGCTCTTCTGTAGGTCCTTTATATGCATCAGGCTTTATAAATGGTGCTAAAGCAATCAAGAATAAAACAGAACTAAACGAGGAAGACCTTATTGATTTTTGGGTTAATTTTATAAAAGGTGTTCACGAGCGAGGACAAGCTAATATTGGCGATAAAACAATGTTAGATACCTTGTTGCCTGTTCTAAGTATCCTAGAAGGAAGCACAGAACCACCACTAGTAAGATTCAAATTAGCTCTAACTACTGCGGAAAAAGCTATGATATCCACAAAAGATATGGTTTCTCAGAAAGGAAGGTCCAGTCGTCTAGGTGAACGATCAAAAGGTGTACAAGACCCTGGAGCTACATCTGCCTATCTAATCTTTTTAAAATTTGTAGAGCACTCTCAAGGGATTGCAAAACTCCATCATTAA
- a CDS encoding DUF2812 domain-containing protein: MRRFKVFFDIEKEEQWLNEQLQKGYRCTNISGLGIYTFEKTDKRYVMRLDYQDYLPKKKFVEYKGIYEDFGWVYIKGFWLGGIRYWQKEDDDQNEIFSDRQSKGNYYKRLMGYSFGLGMLCLAFSYMLYKDSGLYLTEGLWSMKGALFWKAFLFETPFVLLRLFPALLVVFFGSSFYKAYRKYSMLKEK; the protein is encoded by the coding sequence AGGAGGTTTAAAGTATTTTTTGATATTGAAAAAGAAGAGCAATGGCTGAACGAGCAATTACAAAAAGGCTATCGCTGTACAAATATTAGTGGATTAGGAATATACACTTTCGAAAAAACTGACAAGAGATATGTTATGCGACTTGATTATCAAGATTATTTACCGAAGAAAAAGTTCGTGGAATACAAAGGGATATATGAAGATTTCGGTTGGGTCTATATAAAGGGGTTCTGGCTTGGTGGAATACGGTATTGGCAAAAAGAAGATGATGATCAAAATGAAATCTTCTCGGACCGCCAATCAAAGGGTAATTATTATAAAAGATTAATGGGTTATTCATTTGGGTTGGGTATGCTGTGTTTGGCTTTTTCTTATATGCTTTACAAGGATTCGGGATTATATTTAACTGAAGGTCTTTGGAGTATGAAAGGTGCATTATTTTGGAAAGCATTTTTATTTGAAACTCCATTTGTCCTTTTGAGGTTGTTTCCCGCACTTCTGGTTGTTTTTTTTGGTAGCAGTTTCTATAAAGCTTATCGAAAGTACTCAATGTTAAAAGAAAAATAA
- a CDS encoding SDR family NAD(P)-dependent oxidoreductase: MSVSDLFQLGGSTAVVTGSARGLGKAIAKALSDAGANVVIAVRC, from the coding sequence ATGAGTGTTAGTGATCTATTTCAATTAGGTGGATCGACTGCAGTTGTGACAGGAAGCGCAAGAGGATTAGGAAAAGCTATCGCTAAAGCCTTAAGTGACGCAGGTGCGAATGTAGTGATTGCTGTAAGATGCTGA
- the rpiB gene encoding ribose 5-phosphate isomerase B, with protein sequence MRIAIGSDHNAFEMKESIKSFIEELGFEVLDYGCHSCEAIDYPDVAFKVAQDIADNKVSRGILICGTGIGVAIAAGKVPGIRAALCHDTYSAERAQLSNNAQVLTMGSQIVGIEVAKKVVYTYLNCEFSGGNSKRKVQKIIDKEKEYTQKSFR encoded by the coding sequence ATGAGAATTGCAATTGGGAGTGATCATAACGCATTTGAAATGAAAGAATCAATAAAGAGTTTTATTGAGGAACTAGGTTTTGAAGTTTTAGATTATGGTTGTCATAGTTGTGAAGCTATCGACTATCCTGATGTTGCTTTTAAAGTAGCTCAGGACATTGCTGATAACAAAGTTTCTCGAGGAATATTAATTTGTGGAACAGGGATTGGTGTAGCGATTGCAGCAGGAAAGGTGCCTGGTATACGTGCTGCACTTTGCCACGATACGTACTCTGCGGAACGAGCTCAATTGAGTAATAATGCTCAAGTCTTAACAATGGGTTCTCAAATTGTTGGTATAGAAGTCGCTAAAAAAGTGGTGTACACTTATTTAAATTGTGAATTTAGTGGTGGTAATTCTAAAAGGAAAGTACAAAAAATTATTGATAAAGAAAAAGAATACACTCAAAAAAGTTTTCGATAG
- a CDS encoding MDR/zinc-dependent alcohol dehydrogenase-like family protein, with product MEKILNNVKEQAQKYPKKMKAIVAYAPEDYRLEEVSTPKIENDKEIIVKVEACGICAGDIKAYDGAPSFWGDDKQPAYIKAPMIPGHEFIGRVVEKGDAVTDYNIGDRIISEQIVPCWDCRFCGRGQYWMCEKHDLYGFQKNVNGGMAEYMKFTKEGINYKVPEDLPIEKAILIEPYACSLHAVQRAQIQLGDFVVLSGAGTLGLGMIGAAKKAGADTLVVLDLQDSRLELAKKFGADLVLNPSKVDVEKEIKALTEGYGCDVYIEATGHPKSVEQGLNSIRKLGRFVEFSVFKDPVTVDWSIISDRKELDILGSHLGPYCYELVIKAIANGDMPTENVVTHRFPLEEFQQGFELMKKGDQSLKIILEP from the coding sequence ATGGAAAAAATATTAAATAATGTAAAAGAGCAGGCACAAAAATACCCTAAAAAAATGAAAGCAATAGTAGCGTATGCCCCGGAAGACTATCGATTAGAGGAAGTTTCTACACCGAAAATTGAAAACGATAAAGAAATTATTGTGAAAGTTGAAGCATGTGGTATTTGTGCAGGTGATATAAAGGCCTATGATGGTGCGCCAAGCTTTTGGGGAGATGATAAACAACCAGCGTATATAAAGGCACCAATGATCCCAGGTCACGAATTTATAGGGAGAGTAGTTGAGAAGGGTGACGCTGTTACAGATTATAACATTGGAGATCGAATTATATCTGAACAGATTGTTCCATGCTGGGATTGCCGTTTTTGTGGGCGCGGTCAGTATTGGATGTGCGAAAAGCATGATCTATATGGTTTTCAAAAGAATGTAAATGGTGGTATGGCAGAATATATGAAATTTACAAAAGAGGGGATTAATTATAAAGTTCCTGAGGATTTGCCGATTGAAAAAGCAATTTTAATTGAACCTTATGCATGTAGTTTGCATGCTGTACAACGAGCTCAAATCCAATTAGGAGATTTTGTGGTGTTATCAGGTGCAGGTACTCTTGGGCTTGGAATGATTGGGGCAGCAAAAAAAGCAGGAGCTGATACGTTAGTCGTACTTGATTTGCAAGACTCCCGTTTAGAATTAGCTAAGAAATTTGGAGCAGACTTGGTACTTAATCCATCCAAAGTGGATGTAGAAAAGGAAATAAAAGCCCTAACAGAAGGGTATGGCTGTGATGTTTATATAGAAGCAACGGGTCATCCCAAGTCTGTAGAGCAAGGATTAAATAGTATACGTAAATTAGGAAGATTTGTAGAGTTCAGTGTATTTAAAGATCCAGTCACAGTTGATTGGAGCATTATCAGTGACCGTAAAGAGCTGGACATCTTAGGCTCTCATCTAGGCCCATATTGTTATGAATTAGTTATTAAAGCAATTGCGAATGGGGACATGCCTACAGAGAATGTAGTAACGCATCGTTTTCCTCTTGAAGAATTCCAACAGGGCTTTGAATTAATGAAAAAAGGCGATCAATCATTAAAAATAATTCTAGAACCTTAA
- a CDS encoding nucleotidyltransferase substrate binding protein — MNKERLYEKLEDIKGCIPFKIPLTDDIVYDGVIQRFEFTFELSWKTMKMFLGYTGISEIRSQRATIREAFSCGLIENGDDWIDMMIDRNKTSHLYDEEEAKFIYQKVKNTYTKLLNDLITKWKKN; from the coding sequence ATGAACAAGGAAAGGCTGTACGAAAAGCTTGAAGACATCAAGGGCTGCATCCCGTTTAAAATTCCCTTGACAGATGATATCGTGTATGACGGCGTCATCCAGCGCTTTGAATTCACTTTTGAGCTGAGTTGGAAAACCATGAAAATGTTCCTAGGATACACGGGAATCAGCGAAATCAGAAGTCAGCGTGCAACCATTAGAGAAGCATTTTCTTGCGGACTCATTGAAAACGGAGACGACTGGATCGACATGATGATTGATCGAAACAAAACGTCTCACTTGTACGACGAAGAGGAAGCAAAGTTCATCTATCAAAAAGTGAAAAACACGTATACAAAGCTACTAAACGACCTGATCACAAAATGGAAAAAGAATTAA
- a CDS encoding MFS transporter — protein MNNSLAGGIDKAGIPSRLFWGYIGILIFMMGDGLELGWLSPYLIEQGMSVQQSAFLFTAYGVTIAISSWFSGVLVEAMGPKKTMLMGLLLYILGTIGFVGYGIPHLNYELMIPTYALRGFGYPLFAYGFLVWIAYRSPQQQLGRAVGWFWFVFTGGLNVLGAYYSIWAIKYLGHINTLWSALLWVTIGAIFALVINKDKLERKQNKENKSKVKELLKGVTIIKKEPKVGIAGIVRIINQTAQYAFPIFLPTYLVQYGIETSVWLNIWGSIFISNIVFNLIFGFVGDKFGWRNTVMWFGGVGCGTFTLLLYYMPQLVGANLWLIQAAGILWGACLAGYVPLSALVPSLVKEEKGAAMSILNLGAGLCVFVGPAIVGLTYGFVGAEGVIWILAGLYFAGAFMTKFITLPNNAKILDVDVNDEKAEVSNM, from the coding sequence TTGAATAATTCACTTGCAGGTGGCATTGATAAAGCTGGTATTCCCTCTCGACTCTTTTGGGGTTATATAGGTATTCTTATTTTTATGATGGGGGACGGATTGGAACTAGGCTGGTTAAGTCCTTATTTAATTGAACAGGGAATGAGCGTTCAACAATCAGCATTTTTGTTTACTGCTTACGGAGTAACGATAGCAATATCTTCTTGGTTTTCTGGTGTATTAGTAGAAGCTATGGGACCCAAGAAAACAATGCTAATGGGTCTGTTGTTATATATTTTAGGAACAATTGGCTTTGTTGGTTATGGTATACCTCATTTAAATTATGAGCTTATGATTCCTACTTATGCATTAAGAGGTTTTGGTTATCCATTATTTGCTTATGGGTTTCTTGTATGGATAGCGTATCGTAGTCCTCAACAGCAACTTGGTAGAGCAGTTGGTTGGTTTTGGTTTGTTTTTACAGGAGGATTAAACGTGTTAGGCGCTTATTATTCCATTTGGGCAATTAAATATCTTGGTCATATCAATACCTTATGGAGCGCCCTTTTATGGGTTACGATCGGAGCTATCTTCGCCTTAGTTATTAACAAAGATAAATTAGAGAGAAAACAAAATAAAGAGAACAAGTCAAAAGTGAAAGAGTTATTAAAGGGCGTTACGATTATTAAAAAGGAACCTAAGGTTGGGATTGCTGGCATTGTACGCATTATTAATCAAACAGCCCAATATGCCTTTCCTATCTTTTTACCGACTTATTTAGTCCAGTATGGAATTGAGACGTCAGTTTGGCTGAATATTTGGGGCTCAATTTTCATTTCAAATATTGTTTTTAATTTAATTTTTGGATTTGTTGGAGATAAATTCGGCTGGAGAAATACGGTCATGTGGTTTGGAGGAGTTGGTTGTGGGACATTCACACTTCTTTTGTATTATATGCCACAACTAGTAGGGGCTAACCTTTGGTTAATACAAGCTGCAGGGATATTATGGGGAGCTTGTCTTGCAGGATATGTACCACTATCAGCTCTTGTTCCATCCCTTGTGAAAGAAGAAAAAGGGGCTGCAATGTCCATCTTGAACTTAGGTGCAGGACTTTGTGTATTTGTGGGTCCAGCGATCGTCGGTTTAACTTATGGTTTTGTTGGTGCAGAAGGTGTAATCTGGATTCTTGCAGGCCTTTATTTCGCAGGAGCTTTCATGACGAAATTTATCACCTTACCAAACAATGCGAAAATCTTAGATGTAGATGTCAACGATGAGAAGGCAGAAGTTTCAAACATGTGA